The following are from one region of the Deinococcus aerophilus genome:
- a CDS encoding DUF1999 domain-containing protein: protein MRYRVFNEQDYAALQALDLDIQRHLDSAFDGLPERERQGRLHTSLPALKFYERSEHSFVAEEGIDETGKVLRGFAFAQPVWQGDRPIVLVRTVSVFPGAPAETASSLLHAVIKSAYDAAVYEVHFPVPPALEQAAGAEQAVTVGAYAVRHLGTRLETAPGAPDQSGVQGA, encoded by the coding sequence ATGCGTTACCGAGTCTTCAACGAACAGGATTACGCGGCCTTGCAGGCGCTCGACCTCGACATCCAGCGCCATCTGGATTCTGCCTTCGATGGCCTCCCCGAACGCGAGCGCCAGGGCCGCCTGCATACCAGTCTGCCCGCCCTGAAATTCTATGAGCGCAGCGAGCACTCCTTCGTGGCCGAGGAGGGCATCGACGAGACGGGCAAGGTCCTGCGGGGCTTTGCCTTTGCGCAGCCGGTGTGGCAGGGCGACCGGCCCATCGTGCTTGTCCGTACTGTCAGCGTGTTTCCGGGGGCCCCGGCCGAGACGGCCAGCAGCCTGCTGCACGCCGTGATCAAGAGTGCCTACGACGCAGCCGTGTATGAGGTGCATTTTCCGGTTCCCCCGGCGCTGGAGCAGGCGGCCGGCGCGGAGCAGGCCGTCACCGTGGGGGCGTATGCGGTGCGTCACCTGGGGACCCGGCTGGAGACGGCTCCCGGCGCGCCGGACCAGTCTGGAGTGCAGGGCGCATAA
- a CDS encoding DUF503 domain-containing protein, whose amino-acid sequence MALGYVGVLTVRVEMPWVGNLKEKRALVRPVVERLKARFPLTVARLDGLDAHDWEVIGVATISNDYHWVQETLKMAADYIASEGPYRVTSEETEITVLGGDDGEADASGMEEADW is encoded by the coding sequence GTGGCCCTGGGTTATGTCGGGGTCCTCACGGTGCGCGTGGAGATGCCGTGGGTGGGCAACCTCAAGGAAAAACGTGCCCTGGTGCGGCCGGTCGTCGAGCGCCTCAAGGCCCGCTTTCCGCTGACGGTGGCCCGGCTGGACGGTCTGGACGCCCACGACTGGGAAGTCATCGGCGTGGCGACCATCAGCAACGATTACCACTGGGTCCAGGAAACCCTCAAGATGGCCGCCGACTACATCGCCAGTGAGGGACCGTACCGCGTCACCTCCGAGGAAACCGAGATCACCGTACTGGGCGGGGACGACGGAGAAGCGGACGCCTCCGGGATGGAGGAGGCCGACTGGTAG
- the icd gene encoding NADP-dependent isocitrate dehydrogenase, with amino-acid sequence MSSHIQVPSQGEKISMQGGKLQVPNHPVIPFVEGDGTGPDIWKASVRVLDAAVEKAYGSERKIEWMEVYAGEKSVQVYGEGQWLPQETLDAFNEYLFGIKGPLTTPVGGGIRSINVALRQELDLYACVRPVQYFAGVPSPLKRPEDVDMVIFRENTEDIYAGIEYMAGTPEADKMRDFLMNSMGVKKIRFPGSSSFGIKPVSREGTERLVRAAIQYAIDNDRKSVSLVHKGNIMKFTEGAFRDWGYDLAKREFGAKEIDGGPWCELPGGIVIKDVIADNFLQQILLRPKEYDVIATLNLNGDYVSDALAAQVGGIGIAPGANINYVSGHAIFEATHGTAPKYAGKNVINPSSVILSGEMMLRYMGWTEAADLILKGLDQTIQQKVVTYDFARNMDGAKEVKTSEFADAIIANMA; translated from the coding sequence ATGAGCAGCCATATTCAGGTGCCCAGCCAGGGCGAGAAGATCAGCATGCAGGGCGGCAAGTTGCAGGTTCCCAACCATCCCGTGATTCCCTTCGTGGAGGGCGACGGCACCGGCCCCGACATCTGGAAGGCCAGCGTGCGGGTGCTCGACGCCGCCGTGGAGAAGGCCTACGGCAGCGAGCGCAAGATCGAGTGGATGGAAGTCTACGCGGGTGAGAAGAGCGTGCAGGTTTACGGTGAAGGGCAGTGGCTGCCGCAGGAAACGCTCGACGCCTTCAACGAGTACCTCTTCGGCATCAAGGGCCCGCTCACCACGCCGGTCGGCGGCGGCATCCGCAGCATCAACGTGGCGCTGCGTCAGGAACTCGATCTGTACGCGTGCGTGCGTCCGGTGCAGTACTTCGCGGGTGTGCCCAGCCCCCTCAAGCGCCCCGAGGACGTGGACATGGTGATCTTCCGCGAGAACACCGAGGACATTTATGCGGGTATCGAGTACATGGCCGGCACGCCCGAGGCCGACAAGATGCGCGACTTCCTGATGAACTCGATGGGCGTCAAGAAGATCCGTTTCCCCGGCTCCTCCTCGTTCGGCATCAAGCCGGTTTCCAGGGAAGGCACCGAGCGCCTGGTGCGCGCCGCCATCCAGTACGCCATCGACAATGACCGCAAGAGCGTGTCGCTGGTCCATAAGGGCAACATCATGAAGTTTACGGAAGGGGCCTTCCGCGACTGGGGCTACGACCTCGCCAAGCGTGAATTCGGGGCCAAGGAGATTGACGGCGGCCCGTGGTGCGAACTGCCCGGCGGCATCGTGATCAAGGACGTGATCGCCGACAACTTCCTGCAGCAGATTCTGCTGCGCCCCAAGGAATACGACGTGATTGCTACCCTGAACCTCAACGGTGACTACGTCTCCGACGCCCTGGCCGCGCAGGTCGGCGGCATCGGGATCGCGCCCGGCGCGAACATCAACTACGTCAGCGGCCACGCCATCTTCGAGGCCACCCACGGCACCGCGCCCAAGTACGCGGGCAAGAACGTCATCAACCCCAGCTCGGTGATTCTCTCGGGCGAGATGATGCTGCGCTACATGGGCTGGACCGAGGCCGCCGACCTGATCCTGAAGGGTCTGGACCAGACCATCCAGCAGAAGGTCGTCACCTATGACTTCGCCCGCAACATGGACGGCGCCAAGGAAGTCAAGACCAGCGAGTTCGCTGACGCGATCATCGCGAACATGGCCTGA
- a CDS encoding alpha-amylase family glycosyl hydrolase has product MNEAVQTAGPLKWWQSGIIYQIYPRSFQDSNGDGVGDLPGITRRLPYLAGLGVDAAWLSPIFTSPMRDFGYDVADYCDIDPLFGTLADFDALVAEAHRLGLKLMLDYVPNHTSSDHAWFQEALQGKDSPKRDWYVWRDPAPDGGVPNNWTSFFGGPAWTLDPVSGQYYLHQFLPSQPDLNWRNPAVREAMFDVLRFWMRRGVDGFRVDVIWLLAEDERFLDEPVRPEWKPGDPEKAKLDHIYTQDQPETHDYIREMRAVLDEFDDRMMVGEIYLPVAQLLPYAGTAENPMVHLPFNFHLILQGWDAGLVRDFGDHYDAACRADGSWPNWVLGNHDQHRFKTRVGAAQYRVAQTLLLTLRGTPTVYYGDEIGMQNVDIPLHLQVDPAGLQQPDVPAEGRDPERTPMQWDATPGAGFTAEGVSPWLPLADDSHRVNVEAQEADPHSDLNYFRALTRLRRDTPALVGGDYSSVDAPQEVFAFRRCLDGAQVTVLLNFGAGEHTLGDLAAGETLLSSCNDRPASGAPLRPHEARILRPA; this is encoded by the coding sequence ATGAACGAAGCGGTACAGACGGCCGGACCCCTGAAATGGTGGCAGAGCGGAATCATCTATCAGATCTACCCCCGGTCGTTTCAGGACAGCAACGGGGACGGGGTGGGGGACCTGCCGGGCATCACCCGCCGCCTGCCGTACCTCGCCGGGCTGGGGGTGGACGCGGCGTGGCTCTCCCCCATCTTTACCAGTCCCATGCGTGATTTCGGCTATGACGTGGCCGACTACTGCGACATCGATCCGCTGTTCGGCACGCTGGCCGACTTTGACGCCCTGGTCGCCGAGGCGCACCGCCTGGGCCTCAAGCTGATGCTGGACTACGTGCCCAACCACACCTCCAGCGACCACGCGTGGTTTCAGGAAGCCCTGCAGGGCAAGGACAGCCCCAAGCGCGACTGGTACGTGTGGCGCGACCCTGCCCCGGACGGCGGCGTGCCCAACAACTGGACCTCGTTTTTTGGCGGCCCGGCGTGGACGCTGGACCCGGTCAGCGGCCAGTACTACCTGCACCAGTTTCTGCCCAGCCAGCCGGACCTGAACTGGCGCAATCCCGCGGTGCGGGAGGCCATGTTCGACGTGCTGCGCTTCTGGATGCGCCGGGGCGTGGACGGCTTCCGGGTGGACGTAATCTGGCTGCTCGCCGAGGACGAGCGTTTTCTGGACGAGCCGGTGCGCCCCGAATGGAAACCCGGCGACCCGGAAAAGGCCAAACTGGACCACATCTACACCCAGGACCAGCCCGAGACACACGATTACATCCGCGAGATGCGCGCCGTGCTGGACGAGTTCGACGACCGCATGATGGTGGGCGAGATCTACCTGCCGGTGGCGCAATTGTTGCCCTATGCGGGCACCGCCGAGAACCCGATGGTGCATCTGCCGTTCAATTTTCACCTGATTCTGCAGGGCTGGGACGCCGGACTGGTGCGCGATTTTGGCGACCACTACGACGCCGCGTGCCGGGCGGACGGCAGCTGGCCCAACTGGGTGCTGGGCAACCATGACCAGCACCGTTTCAAGACCCGGGTGGGGGCCGCGCAGTACCGGGTGGCCCAGACCCTGCTGCTGACGCTGCGCGGCACGCCCACGGTGTATTACGGCGACGAGATCGGCATGCAGAACGTGGACATCCCGCTGCACCTGCAGGTGGACCCCGCCGGACTGCAGCAGCCGGACGTGCCCGCCGAGGGCCGCGACCCCGAGCGCACCCCCATGCAGTGGGACGCCACGCCGGGCGCGGGCTTCACCGCGGAAGGAGTGAGCCCATGGTTGCCGCTGGCCGACGATTCCCACCGCGTGAATGTGGAGGCCCAGGAGGCCGATCCACACAGCGACCTGAACTACTTCCGGGCGCTGACCCGCCTGCGCCGCGACACCCCGGCCCTGGTCGGCGGCGACTATTCCAGCGTGGACGCCCCGCAGGAAGTGTTCGCTTTCCGGCGTTGCCTGGACGGAGCGCAGGTGACCGTGCTGCTGAACTTCGGGGCCGGGGAACACACCCTGGGCGATCTGGCAGCCGGCGAGACGCTGCTCAGTTCCTGCAATGACCGGCCGGCCAGCGGCGCGCCCCTGCGGCCCCACGAGGCCCGGATCCTGCGCCCGGCCTGA
- a CDS encoding ABC transporter permease has protein sequence MGSYLIRRLLRTVLVMLGISLVVFVFVRSIPGDPAVAMLGERATPEAAAALREQLGLNKPWFFNPANPLEAQYPKYIGALLQGDLGSGLKSNIPVRNELAARFPATAELSIAALFFALIVGMPAGILAALRRNSGWDNLATGISLVGVSMPVFWLGLLLSYFFAVKLGWLPPSARLGYEFNLQPVTGFYLLDSIITGNWGAFWDALRHLILPAIALGSIPLAIISRITRSSLLDVLGQDYVRTARAKGLAANAVTIKHALRNALLPVVTVIGLQAGALLGGAVLTETIFSWPGIGSWVYEAISQRDYPIIQGGVIFAALVVSLVNLLVDLSYAALDPRIQYN, from the coding sequence TTGGGCAGTTACCTGATCCGCCGCCTGTTGCGGACCGTGCTGGTCATGCTGGGCATCAGCCTGGTGGTGTTTGTGTTTGTGCGTTCTATTCCCGGCGATCCCGCCGTCGCCATGCTGGGCGAGCGGGCCACCCCGGAAGCGGCGGCGGCCCTGCGCGAGCAGCTGGGCCTGAACAAGCCGTGGTTTTTTAACCCGGCCAATCCGCTTGAAGCGCAGTACCCCAAGTACATCGGCGCGCTGCTGCAGGGCGACCTGGGCAGCGGTCTGAAAAGCAACATCCCGGTTCGCAATGAGCTGGCCGCGCGCTTTCCGGCCACGGCGGAGCTGAGCATCGCCGCGCTGTTCTTCGCCCTGATCGTGGGCATGCCCGCCGGCATTCTGGCGGCCCTGCGGCGCAACAGCGGCTGGGACAACCTCGCGACCGGCATCAGTCTGGTGGGGGTCAGCATGCCGGTGTTCTGGCTGGGCCTGCTGCTGTCGTACTTCTTCGCGGTCAAGCTGGGCTGGCTTCCCCCGAGCGCCCGGCTGGGCTACGAGTTCAACCTGCAGCCCGTGACCGGCTTCTATCTGCTCGACTCGATCATCACCGGCAACTGGGGTGCCTTCTGGGACGCCCTGCGGCACCTGATCCTGCCCGCCATCGCGCTGGGCAGCATTCCGCTGGCGATCATCTCGCGCATCACGCGCAGCAGCCTGCTGGACGTGCTGGGCCAGGACTACGTGCGTACGGCCCGCGCCAAGGGACTGGCCGCCAACGCCGTGACCATCAAGCATGCGCTGCGCAATGCGCTGCTGCCGGTCGTCACGGTCATCGGCCTGCAGGCGGGCGCACTGCTGGGCGGCGCGGTGCTCACCGAGACCATCTTCTCGTGGCCGGGCATCGGCTCGTGGGTCTACGAGGCCATCAGCCAGCGTGACTATCCCATCATTCAGGGCGGCGTGATCTTCGCCGCGCTCGTGGTCAGCCTCGTGAACCTGCTGGTCGACCTGAGCTACGCGGCCCTCGACCCCCGGATTCAGTACAACTAG
- a CDS encoding patatin-like phospholipase family protein: protein MKGYGLVLGGGGARGLAHIGVWRVLEDAGLRPSVVAGTSMGGLVGAFVAAGYSGADLERISAGVSWRRLLDWRPGTGLIRISAMEDWLAGHLPRTFEELQLPLALTATDLLTGRGLYLTRGDLFTALRATSAYPGALDSVPVDDMLLADGGIVNQVPVDAALFFGVRRVVAVDVTAPDPLELHERRVLLWKREAGLGPVRALRRSVEIMQAGLTDARLSLYRPDVLLRPVLGNIDLMNFNRTEQAILAGKDAATRELPRLSALLS from the coding sequence ATGAAGGGTTACGGACTTGTGCTGGGCGGCGGCGGCGCACGCGGGCTGGCCCACATCGGCGTGTGGCGGGTGCTGGAAGACGCGGGGCTGCGGCCCAGCGTGGTGGCCGGAACGAGCATGGGGGGGCTGGTGGGGGCCTTCGTCGCGGCGGGGTACAGCGGCGCGGACCTGGAACGCATCTCGGCGGGCGTGTCGTGGCGGCGGTTGCTGGACTGGCGTCCCGGCACCGGCCTGATCCGCATCTCGGCCATGGAGGACTGGCTGGCCGGACACCTGCCGCGCACCTTCGAGGAACTTCAGTTGCCGCTGGCCCTGACCGCCACCGATCTGCTCACCGGCCGGGGCCTGTACCTGACGCGCGGCGACCTCTTCACCGCCCTGCGCGCCACCAGCGCCTATCCCGGCGCACTTGACAGTGTGCCCGTGGACGACATGTTGCTCGCCGACGGCGGCATCGTCAATCAGGTGCCGGTGGACGCCGCGCTGTTCTTCGGAGTGCGCCGCGTCGTGGCGGTGGACGTCACGGCCCCGGATCCGCTGGAACTGCACGAACGGCGGGTGCTGTTGTGGAAAAGAGAGGCCGGTCTGGGGCCGGTGCGGGCGCTGCGCCGCTCGGTGGAGATCATGCAGGCGGGCCTGACCGACGCCCGGCTGAGCCTGTACCGCCCGGACGTGTTGCTGCGCCCGGTCCTGGGCAACATTGACCTGATGAATTTCAACCGCACCGAGCAGGCCATCCTGGCGGGAAAGGACGCGGCCACGCGGGAACTGCCGCGCCTGAGCGCCCTGCTGTCGTGA
- the lepB gene encoding signal peptidase I yields MTRLNSAGPTALQKVWKEFLEPIVFAVVITQFVATLVGVDGVSMMPNLRDRERVFVPKYETWLHKAGVGEFSRGDIVIFKPPREAAAQIPNLNKNFLGLWNYRPFLIKRLIGLPGDRIRVEAGEVFINDVKLDSSWTTDYWRQQGCWDTQSELANGATSSRAGVMPDQPEITVPAGQYFVMGDNRTMNGSEDSRLFGPVPRRDVAGRAAAVVWPIMRKTTAKYDCATERVSELSGPNVLNLRVLDRPEGFRNLKSELNK; encoded by the coding sequence ATGACCAGACTCAACTCCGCTGGCCCCACCGCCCTCCAGAAAGTGTGGAAGGAATTCCTGGAACCCATTGTCTTCGCGGTGGTGATTACCCAGTTCGTGGCGACCCTGGTCGGCGTGGACGGCGTCAGCATGATGCCCAACCTGCGTGACCGCGAGCGCGTTTTTGTGCCCAAATACGAAACCTGGCTGCACAAGGCCGGGGTGGGCGAGTTCAGCCGGGGCGACATCGTGATCTTCAAGCCGCCGCGCGAGGCCGCCGCACAGATCCCCAACCTCAACAAGAACTTCCTGGGCCTGTGGAACTACCGCCCCTTTCTGATCAAGCGCCTGATCGGCCTGCCCGGCGACCGCATCCGGGTGGAGGCCGGCGAGGTCTTCATCAACGACGTGAAGCTGGACTCCAGCTGGACCACCGACTACTGGCGTCAGCAGGGCTGCTGGGACACCCAGAGCGAGCTGGCGAACGGGGCCACCTCCAGCCGCGCGGGTGTGATGCCCGACCAGCCCGAGATCACCGTGCCCGCCGGGCAGTACTTCGTGATGGGCGACAACCGCACCATGAACGGCTCGGAAGACTCGCGCCTGTTTGGCCCGGTGCCCCGGCGCGATGTGGCCGGGCGGGCCGCCGCCGTGGTCTGGCCCATCATGCGCAAGACGACCGCCAAGTACGACTGTGCCACCGAACGGGTCTCGGAACTCAGCGGCCCCAACGTGCTCAACCTGCGCGTGCTGGACCGTCCGGAAGGCTTCCGGAACCTTAAAAGTGAACTGAACAAGTAG
- a CDS encoding class I SAM-dependent methyltransferase has product MSHADRFLGRAGVYAAARPEYPAALGGWLGGLGLLAGRVADVGAGTGLFTRLLLAHGTGPGFAVDAVEPNPDMRARLEGSLEPEVAAGRLSVRAGTSEATGLPARSVSLITAAQAAHWFAPVPTLREFRRVLRPGGRILFVWNDWRGVQTPFNAAYREVVAGFSREDGELLSRVPESELPGFMPGGFEVRTFENPVRFTRERLHALAGSVSYLPAPDAPEFSAMTRRLDGAFERYGVDGQVTLTYCTHAFLGRLD; this is encoded by the coding sequence ATGAGCCATGCGGACCGCTTTCTGGGCCGGGCCGGAGTGTACGCGGCCGCCCGTCCGGAGTATCCGGCGGCGCTGGGCGGGTGGTTGGGAGGACTGGGTCTGCTCGCGGGCCGGGTGGCGGATGTGGGGGCGGGCACCGGTCTGTTCACGCGGTTGCTGCTCGCGCACGGCACGGGTCCCGGATTCGCGGTGGACGCCGTGGAGCCCAATCCGGACATGCGTGCCCGGCTGGAGGGGAGCCTGGAGCCGGAGGTGGCCGCCGGTCGCCTGAGCGTGCGGGCCGGAACCTCGGAGGCCACGGGGCTGCCCGCACGCTCGGTGTCGCTGATCACGGCCGCGCAGGCGGCCCACTGGTTCGCTCCGGTCCCCACGCTGCGTGAATTCCGGCGGGTGCTGAGGCCCGGCGGGCGCATCCTGTTCGTCTGGAACGACTGGCGCGGCGTGCAGACGCCCTTCAATGCCGCCTACCGTGAGGTCGTGGCCGGGTTCAGCCGCGAGGACGGCGAACTCCTCTCGCGGGTGCCCGAGTCGGAACTGCCCGGCTTCATGCCGGGCGGCTTCGAGGTCCGGACCTTCGAGAATCCGGTGCGTTTCACCCGTGAGCGTCTGCACGCGCTGGCGGGCAGCGTCAGCTATCTGCCTGCGCCGGACGCCCCGGAGTTCTCGGCGATGACGCGGCGGCTCGACGGGGCCTTTGAGAGGTATGGAGTGGACGGTCAGGTCACGTTGACCTACTGCACGCACGCCTTCCTGGGCCGGCTGGACTGA
- a CDS encoding ABC transporter permease, with product MTTTTPTAAPARKQDSIFWRRFRKSTPGKIGAVIVLVFVLLAVFAQVLRPYDPTTDRNYRLNLKPPSITALWNPEARETYTDPVTGELNLWAAPFGTDNLGRDMFARVLHGTRISLKVGVVSTVLALVVGSLLGVLAGYFGGWLDSVLGYLSDVMLAFPSILLAIGFASIFSVDSPPFLIAAMDRLFALNSPQLVTAMLAVSLVQVPVYLRLARSVVLSVRELEFVQAAGALGASQGRMIFRHVLPNSLSPLIVQGALSIATATIEVAALGFLGIGAQPPLPEWGTMISDSRQYYVDYPWTMIFPGLAIFLTVLGFNLLGDGLRDVLDPRSTQ from the coding sequence ATGACCACCACCACTCCCACTGCCGCGCCCGCCCGCAAGCAGGACAGCATCTTCTGGCGGCGTTTTCGCAAGAGCACGCCCGGCAAGATCGGCGCGGTCATCGTTCTGGTTTTCGTTCTGCTGGCGGTCTTCGCGCAGGTGCTCCGGCCCTACGATCCCACCACCGACCGCAACTACCGCTTGAACCTCAAGCCGCCGAGCATCACGGCGCTGTGGAACCCTGAGGCCCGCGAAACCTACACCGACCCGGTGACGGGCGAACTCAACCTATGGGCCGCGCCCTTCGGCACCGACAACCTGGGCCGCGACATGTTTGCCCGCGTGCTGCACGGCACCCGCATCTCCCTCAAGGTCGGCGTGGTCAGCACCGTGCTCGCGCTGGTGGTGGGCTCGCTGCTCGGGGTGCTCGCCGGGTATTTCGGCGGCTGGCTCGACAGCGTGCTGGGCTACCTCAGCGACGTGATGCTGGCCTTCCCGAGCATCCTGCTTGCCATCGGCTTTGCCAGCATCTTCAGCGTGGACAGTCCGCCGTTTCTGATCGCGGCGATGGACCGGCTGTTTGCGCTGAACAGTCCGCAACTGGTGACCGCCATGCTGGCCGTGTCGCTGGTGCAGGTGCCGGTGTACCTGCGTCTGGCCCGCAGCGTGGTCCTGAGCGTGCGCGAGCTTGAGTTCGTGCAGGCTGCCGGCGCGCTGGGAGCCTCGCAGGGGCGCATGATCTTCCGGCACGTGCTGCCCAACAGCCTCTCGCCGCTGATCGTGCAGGGCGCGCTGAGCATCGCCACCGCCACCATCGAGGTCGCCGCACTGGGCTTCCTGGGCATCGGCGCGCAGCCCCCGCTGCCCGAGTGGGGCACCATGATCAGCGACTCGCGCCAGTACTACGTGGACTACCCGTGGACCATGATCTTCCCCGGCCTCGCCATCTTCCTGACGGTGCTGGGCTTCAACCTGCTGGGAGACGGCCTGCGGGACGTCCTTGACCCCCGCAGCACACAGTAA
- a CDS encoding heavy-metal-associated domain-containing protein encodes MAGMTNSATRVLLGVRGMSREAGERVSAALKDLPGVEKATPDEGQIEVHYDPTRLTVMDLVRAVRAQGFLAGML; translated from the coding sequence ATGGCGGGCATGACGAATTCCGCCACCCGTGTGCTGCTGGGCGTCCGCGGCATGTCCCGTGAGGCCGGTGAGCGCGTGTCCGCCGCCCTGAAGGACCTGCCCGGCGTTGAGAAGGCCACGCCCGATGAGGGCCAGATCGAAGTGCATTACGACCCCACCCGCCTGACCGTCATGGATCTGGTGCGTGCCGTGCGTGCCCAGGGCTTCCTGGCCGGGATGCTGTAA
- a CDS encoding serine/threonine-protein kinase: protein MPVAGQLVGDGIRLVRPLGRGSHSLVYFAVDASGQPCAVKIFQPHLTVFADREYQHACGLDHPRLVHLLGRASVDDQPALITTLARGQVLFQRYARRPAARYERRAFLLTLAHLLGALGYLHSRRLVHRDIKPENILVEPDGSAKLVDLDLAGPAFETFEVPTRFGTAAFQSPEAARGEALGPESDLYGVGVLLGWGLYGQLICPDEALPELNDPLLPLYGALTRQDRRRRPDDACWVRQELLRLAALPL from the coding sequence ATGCCTGTTGCAGGACAGCTGGTGGGAGACGGAATTCGGCTGGTCCGGCCGCTCGGACGCGGCTCCCACAGCCTGGTTTATTTCGCGGTGGACGCGAGCGGTCAACCATGTGCCGTCAAGATCTTCCAGCCGCATCTGACGGTCTTTGCTGACCGCGAGTACCAGCATGCCTGCGGGCTGGACCATCCCCGGCTGGTCCACCTGCTGGGCCGCGCCAGCGTGGATGATCAGCCGGCCCTGATCACCACCCTGGCACGCGGGCAGGTGCTGTTCCAGCGCTATGCCCGGCGGCCCGCCGCCCGGTACGAGCGGCGGGCCTTTCTGCTTACCCTGGCCCACCTGCTGGGCGCACTGGGCTACCTGCACAGCCGCAGGCTGGTGCACCGAGACATCAAGCCCGAGAACATCCTGGTCGAGCCGGACGGCAGCGCCAAGCTGGTGGATCTGGACCTCGCGGGGCCCGCCTTTGAGACCTTCGAGGTGCCCACCCGCTTTGGTACGGCGGCCTTCCAGAGCCCCGAGGCGGCGCGTGGTGAGGCGCTGGGCCCGGAGAGCGACCTGTACGGGGTGGGCGTGCTGCTCGGCTGGGGCCTGTACGGACAGCTGATCTGCCCCGACGAGGCCCTGCCGGAGCTGAATGATCCCCTGCTTCCCCTGTACGGCGCCCTGACCCGTCAGGACCGCCGCCGCCGCCCTGACGACGCCTGCTGGGTGCGTCAGGAACTGCTGCGCCTGGCCGCACTGCCCCTGTAG